One genomic region from Magallana gigas chromosome 3, xbMagGiga1.1, whole genome shotgun sequence encodes:
- the LOC105325382 gene encoding G-protein coupled receptor dmsr-1 isoform X1 produces the protein MFNCAGIRKRWISIQKAQNADTRTRSWLLSLGDLDPYSELLHVNESNISIATDMAIEQTNGLMVFGHWFTKIHGYASLFTCIFGIFTNLFNISILTRKDMWNPTNCLLTWLAVSDILTMIPYIPFSLHFYCIHNFDEISEEKFSRGWTTYMLVLVNLAATTHTISIWLGVSLAVFRFTQLRNTAKGPLARKRSMRQVKCTTILVYILSTLCLIPNYMTNKVVQQTLDTNMTIYVLNDLKLATNETEPIVLANVLSYAIIAKFIPCALMIVFGGSLLYSLGIKGRHRRTRLSAGQPPAKRGTKHSKTTKMLLVVIILFLVTEFPQGIVIFMSAIVPEFYKSVYVPLGDFMDFLALVNNAINFVLYCSMSNQFRSRFLEMYCNRRRGFKYTNKFSFTYSLSSFTKNTSVIDHSLKK, from the exons ATGTTTAACTGTGCTGGAATAAGGAAAAGATGGATATCTATTCAAAAG GCACAGAATGCAGACACAAGAACAAGATCATGGTTGCTTTCATTag GAGATTTGGATCCATATTCGGAATTATTACACGTCAACGAATCAAATATTAGTATCGCCACTGACATGGCAATAGAACAGACCAATGGACTGATGGTATTCGGACATTGGTTCACTAAGATCCATGGCTATGCCAGCTTGTTTACTTGTATTTTTGGGATTTTCACCAATCTCTTTAACATTTCAATCCTGACGCGGAAGGATATGTGGAATCCCACTAACTGCCTTCTGACGTGGCTAGCGGTCTCCGACATCCTGACCATGATTCCCTACATTCCATTTTCTCTCCATTTCTACTGTATTCacaattttgatgaaatatcaGAGGAAAAGTTTTCTCGAGGATGGACAACCTACATGCTTGTCCTTGTCAATTTAGCCGCTACTACTCACACGATTTCAATATGGCTGGGTGTTTCTCTGGCCGTTTTCCGGTTTACACAGCTTCGGAACACTGCGAAAGGACCCCTAGCTCGTAAGAGAAGCATGCGTCAGGTGAAGTGCACTACTATATTAGTGTATATTTTATCTACACTTTGTTTAATTCCAAATTACATGACAAATAAGGTTGTACAACAGACGTTGGATACCAACATGACCATTTATGTCCTCAATGATCTAAAATTAGCGACCAATGAGACAGAGCCGATCGTGCTCGCCAACGTACTGTCATACGCAATTATAGCTAAGTTCATTCCTTGTGCTCTTATGATTGTGTTCGGAGGGTCTTTGTTATACAGTCTTGGAATCAAGGGTAGACATCGAAGGACCAGGCTGTCTGCAGGACAACCCCCAGCAAAACGAGGCACCAAGCACTCAAAGACGACCAAAATGTTACTTGTTGtgattattctatttttagtgACGGAATTCCCGCAAGGTATTGTGATTTTCATGAGTGCCATTGTTCCCGAGTTTTACAAGTCCGTCTATGTGCCTTTAGGAGATTTCATGGATTTCCTTGCCCTAGTAAACAACGCCATTAATTTTGTCTTGTACTGTAGCATGAGCAATCAATTCCGGTCTAGATTTTTGGAGATGTACTGTAATAGAAGGCGTGGCTTTAAATACACCAATAAGTTCAGTTTTACTTATTCTTTGTCTTCGTTTACAAAGAATACCTCTGTGATCGACCATTCCCTGAAAAAATGA
- the LOC105325382 gene encoding G-protein coupled receptor dmsr-1 isoform X2: protein MDIYSKGDLDPYSELLHVNESNISIATDMAIEQTNGLMVFGHWFTKIHGYASLFTCIFGIFTNLFNISILTRKDMWNPTNCLLTWLAVSDILTMIPYIPFSLHFYCIHNFDEISEEKFSRGWTTYMLVLVNLAATTHTISIWLGVSLAVFRFTQLRNTAKGPLARKRSMRQVKCTTILVYILSTLCLIPNYMTNKVVQQTLDTNMTIYVLNDLKLATNETEPIVLANVLSYAIIAKFIPCALMIVFGGSLLYSLGIKGRHRRTRLSAGQPPAKRGTKHSKTTKMLLVVIILFLVTEFPQGIVIFMSAIVPEFYKSVYVPLGDFMDFLALVNNAINFVLYCSMSNQFRSRFLEMYCNRRRGFKYTNKFSFTYSLSSFTKNTSVIDHSLKK from the exons ATGGATATCTATTCAAAAG GAGATTTGGATCCATATTCGGAATTATTACACGTCAACGAATCAAATATTAGTATCGCCACTGACATGGCAATAGAACAGACCAATGGACTGATGGTATTCGGACATTGGTTCACTAAGATCCATGGCTATGCCAGCTTGTTTACTTGTATTTTTGGGATTTTCACCAATCTCTTTAACATTTCAATCCTGACGCGGAAGGATATGTGGAATCCCACTAACTGCCTTCTGACGTGGCTAGCGGTCTCCGACATCCTGACCATGATTCCCTACATTCCATTTTCTCTCCATTTCTACTGTATTCacaattttgatgaaatatcaGAGGAAAAGTTTTCTCGAGGATGGACAACCTACATGCTTGTCCTTGTCAATTTAGCCGCTACTACTCACACGATTTCAATATGGCTGGGTGTTTCTCTGGCCGTTTTCCGGTTTACACAGCTTCGGAACACTGCGAAAGGACCCCTAGCTCGTAAGAGAAGCATGCGTCAGGTGAAGTGCACTACTATATTAGTGTATATTTTATCTACACTTTGTTTAATTCCAAATTACATGACAAATAAGGTTGTACAACAGACGTTGGATACCAACATGACCATTTATGTCCTCAATGATCTAAAATTAGCGACCAATGAGACAGAGCCGATCGTGCTCGCCAACGTACTGTCATACGCAATTATAGCTAAGTTCATTCCTTGTGCTCTTATGATTGTGTTCGGAGGGTCTTTGTTATACAGTCTTGGAATCAAGGGTAGACATCGAAGGACCAGGCTGTCTGCAGGACAACCCCCAGCAAAACGAGGCACCAAGCACTCAAAGACGACCAAAATGTTACTTGTTGtgattattctatttttagtgACGGAATTCCCGCAAGGTATTGTGATTTTCATGAGTGCCATTGTTCCCGAGTTTTACAAGTCCGTCTATGTGCCTTTAGGAGATTTCATGGATTTCCTTGCCCTAGTAAACAACGCCATTAATTTTGTCTTGTACTGTAGCATGAGCAATCAATTCCGGTCTAGATTTTTGGAGATGTACTGTAATAGAAGGCGTGGCTTTAAATACACCAATAAGTTCAGTTTTACTTATTCTTTGTCTTCGTTTACAAAGAATACCTCTGTGATCGACCATTCCCTGAAAAAATGA